The DNA window ACTTCTTCTGAGGCGGGTTCAAATCCAAAGATTACAATTAGGGGAATTAGTTCGATCACTGCTGGAAATAATCCTTTGATTATTGTGGATGGACAACCCAATCAAGATGGTTTGGGTTCTTTAAACATGGCTGATATTCAATCTGTCGAAGTACTAAAAGATGCGGCTTCAGCCGCTATTTATGGATCGCGTGGTGCTAGTGGAGTTATCATTGTGACTACAAAAAGCGGTAAAACTGACAAGGTTCGTTTTAAATTGAATTACCAAACAGGGGTTAAAAATCCATATGAGACCTACCCAATGATGACTTCATCTGATTATGTTCGTTTATTATATAAGGAACGTGATATGAAAAAATTAGATCCCACCGTTGTTCAGGCACAAAATACGGTATCAGCAAACAATAATGCAATGTGGCTTATAGAGCAAGAACTCTTAGGAGGAAAAGGAACTGATTATCAAGATGAGGTTTTACGAACTGGTATGTACAAAACCATAGGATTAAGTGCAAGTGGTGGTTCAAAGAGTTCAAAGTATTATGTTTCACTTGGTTATAATGGAGATGAAGGAATGATGATTCATAGTGATTTTCAAAAATTCAATTTTATGACAAAATTGGATATGGAATTGAGTAAAAATGTGAAATTGGCCATCAACGTGAATCCTCAATATCAAACAAAAGAGTCTCCAGCTGAGAATTTTACTAACTTTATACGTTATCCAAGTTTTCTTCCTGTGAAACATAATGAATTGACACAAAATTTTGTTAGTCAAAATCCACAATGGGCTCCACTTACTGCTGGTAATTATGCTCATCCAAGACATTTTAGTAATTTGACTTATCCAGCCATGGGAATGACAGGGTTATTACCTGACGGCACTTATATGGTTCCAAGAGCTGGTGTAAGCCCCTTCGGTTCTGCCCAAAATAATCCAATGGGAGCAATTTCGGAACAATTTGATGATACTAAAGAATTTCGTTTTCAAGGAGCGGCTACTCTTACTGTAAATTTGGCAAAAGGTTTGGATTTCAAAACTATGGGAAGTACCTATATGAGGTATTCTGATCGTTTGGAATGGGCCAATACTGATGCCACTGGAGACGGAATTGCTAATAAAGGAACCTATACTAAGACAACTTTTAGAGATTTACTTTGGGAAAATACTTTGATTTACAAAAATGTTATAGGCGACCACTCTTTTGATGCTGTAGCCTTGTTTTCTGCACAAAATACTAAAACGACCAATCAAACTACAATAGGGCAAGGCTATCCTAGTGATAATATTAGAACTTTGAATAATGCCACTTTAGTAACTATTCCACCACCATCTACTTCTCCAAACGCCAATATTAATAATCAAATAGGATTGCTTTCTTATATGGCAAGGTTAAATTATGCCTATAAAGATAAATATCTATTGTCGATGAGTCTTCGTACCGATGGTAGTTCTTATTTTGGACCCGGTTACAAATGGGGAAATTTCCCAGCTGCATCCATAGGTTGGAAAGTTAATAATGAAAAATTTATGAGTGAGGTAGACTGGGTAAGTAAATTACTTTTGAGAGCAAGTTATGGTATATCCGGTAATAATAGAATTGGTGATTTCTTATTTGTTTCTTCTTTGACCAATGCCAACTACATTAGTGGGGCAGGTACAGGTTCAAACGTTCCTGGTTTAGCACCTAACCCAAACATTCAATCCAATCCTGAAATTACTTGGGAAAGTACGTATCAGACAAATGTAGGTTTTGATTTGTCGATGTTTAAAAATGCTGTAAACATTTCGGTTGATGCGTATCAATCTAAAACGGATAAATTATTGTTAAATCAACCATCGATGGCTTTTACAGGAGTTCCATTGGTAATCAATAATATTGGAAGTATGAATAATAAAGGTATCGAGTTTGAGATATCGACTACCAATATTAGAACAAAATCATTTAAATGGACAACCACTGCCAATATATCTCATACAGAAAATGAAGTAAGAGAATTAGGTAAAGAAAACTACTTGCGTTCCCAAGGAGAACGTACTGAAGTGTATCAAACTATGGTAGGTGATCCATTGGTTCAATATTATGGTTTCAAAACAGATGGTGTTTGGTTGTCACAAGCTCAAATTGATGAGGCTAAAGCGGCCGGTATCACTTCTCCATTGGCTCAATTGTTTATTCCAGGAGGTCTGAAATTAGTGGATCTAAATGGCGATAAAATCATTGATAATAATGATAGAACCATCATAGGAAATCCGTATCCAGATTTTATTTGGGGAATGACTAATGTTTTTACTTACAAAGCTTTTGATTTGAGTTTCTCATTTCAAGGTTCGCAAGGAGGACAATTGATTAATGGGGACCCTAATTACAATGAAACAAAAAGAACGAATTTGAACTATACCAAAAACCGTTGGGTAAGTGCCATGTTTCCTGGAGATGGAAAAACACCTTATGAAACTAGTGGTTTTAACTGGATGTTGACCGATTATGTGGTAGAAGATGCTTCCTATGTTGCAATTAGAGATATCACTATTGGTTTCACCATGCCAGATGAGTTTGCCAAAAAATGTTTAGTGAACGGCTTGCGTTTGTATTTCTCAGGTCAAAATATGTATTTTTATACTCCTAGCAATTACAGAGGTATCAATACAGAAGGAAGAAGTACTAGTGGTGCCTACAGTTCAACCTTGATTGATGGATACCAAAGAGGGGCATTTCCGATACCAAAAACAGTAGTTTTTGGATTAGATATTAATTTTTAATTTAAAACAAGTTTGATTATGAAAACATTCAAATATATAATAGGTCTTTTTTTGGTAACCCTTATCGGATGCAATGACATCATTGATTTGTATCCAGAATCTCAGGTAAATACTGCCACCTATTACTCTAATGCAGCTGAATTGCGTACTGGATTAAATGGAATTTATAATGGACTTCAAAAGCCCGTGCTAAATGAGTGGCAATTTACTGAATTACGCAGTGACAATACCATAATGAGTAGTCCAGGAACCTCTTCAACGGTAAACTTTGATTTGGATTATTTGGATCGCTTTTTTCCAACGTCTTCTCATCAAGCCGTATATACTTATTGGCTCAATACCTATAATAATATTCGAGGTGTCAATTATATCTTAAATGCATTGGGAGCAAACTACAATGAAGCTACAGGTGCTATCGATTACGGAGCAAATACACTTCCTATAAGTGATGTTGATCGTAAGAAATTTGCTTCAGAAGCTTGTTTTATTCGTGCTTATTCCTACTATAATTTAGTGCGTTTGTATGGAGGTGTTTTTTTAGTTCACGAACCAATATCGCCAGATCAAGCCAAACAGTTAAATCGCTCTTCGGTTGCGGATATTTATAAATTAATCGTTGCCGATTTGGCCAACGCTTCAGAAAACGGAAGTGCGGCTAAATTTGGTACAATTCCTGCCATAGAGGTTGGAACAGCCAATAGTTGGGCTGCCAAAGCTTTATTGGCTAAGGTTTATTTAAATTTAAATAGAAAAGCGGATGCCATTACCTTATTAAACGATGTAATAGCTAATAGTGGTTATGGACTGGAAACAACCTATGCCAATGTATTTTCTATTGGAAACGAAATGAACAAAGAAATTCTTTTTGCTGTTCGATTTAAATCTGGTGGAACAGGCTTAGGGAATACACTTCCTAATCAATTTGCTCCTCAAAATAGTGGTTCGGCAGTTATTATTGGAGCGGGTAAAAGCTACAATTCGCCCAGCCAAGAGTTGATAAACAGCTATGCAGCCAATGACCTCAGAAAATCAGTAAATATAGCTGTGTATGGAGTTGGTAATCCTGACCAAATTTATGTGAATAAATATATGTCTAAACCAACCATTGTGAATGATTCCGAAAATGACTGGCCAGTAATTCGTTATGCAGATGTATTATTGATGTTGGCAGAAGCTCAGGGTAATACTGCTTCAAGTTGGGCACAAATTAACCTTATTCACAAAAGAGCAACCACAGTTACTTTGACTCCTGATACAGGCAATATTGCAGTTTTCGAAAAAGCATTAGCCGACGAAAGAAGATGGGAGTTTGCTTTTGAGAACCAAAGATTTTTCGACTTGTTGCGTTTTGACACCACGTTGACTACTATAAAATCAGAAGCAACGATCGACAATCATTTTGCTGTAATGTATCCATTATATTATACAAAATATACTGAACCTAAATTGACATTAGATCAAATGCAAACTAATGCCAATCCAGATAAGTTTTTATTACCAATTCCGCAATATGAAATTGATACAAATTCATTCCTAGTGATTCCACAGAATCCTGGATATTAAACTATTAGTTTGTTAGTTTAAACCCAATTTTAGTGTATTTTTATACATTGAAATTGGGTTTTTTAATTTCTATTTTAATCTTATTCTACAATTATGGCCTTATCCAAGTCAACAAGAGAAAAGCTAAAAAAGGTAAGTACCCCAACTATTGCTACTTGTCTTTATAAAAAAGGATTCAAAAATCAGTTTATTCAAAATGTAAAGTCTGTGCAATTAGGAAAGCCAACAATGGTTGGCGAAGCTTATACGTTGCGATATATTCCAGCACGAGAAGATCGAAATCCAATTACCGTTTTTCGAAATGCCGATCATCCGCAAAGAGTAGCTGTCGAAAATTGTCCTCCAGGTCATATATTGGTAATTGATAGCAGGAAAGATGCCCGAGCAGCATCGGCAGGCGATATTTTGGTCAGTCGGTTGATGGTTCGTGGAGTAGCAGGTATTGTAACCGATGGCGGTTTTAGAGATTCAGCCAATATTGCCAAATTAGCCATTCCAGCCTATCATAATCGTTCTTCAGCTCCAACCAATTTAACTTTGCACGAAGCAATTGATATCAATCAACCAATTGCTTGTGGAGATGTAGCGGTTTTTCCGGGAGATGTTCTTGTAGGTGATGATGATGGAGTAATGGTTATTCCAGCAGCCATTGTCGATGAAGTAGCCGATGAATGCCTTGAAATGACTCTTTTTGAAAAATTTGTATTGGAAAAAGTATTGGATGGCAGAGCAGTGATTGGTCTTTATCCACCTACAAATGAAACTACCTTAGTCGATTTTGAAACTTGGAAAAAAGAGCAAGTCAAATGATTGCTTCTTTTTAAATTTTAAAGATTTAACAGCAAATTCACAAATTATATTTTGATAGTTCAGCCAATAAATTTGCGAATTTGAAGCTCGTTTTTATGCTTGTATTAGATTCTCAATTTAAAATTCCAATTAAGCCTCTTTCCATAATTTCTGAATTGCCATTCGGTCTTTTTTCATTGCATCAAAAACTACTTTTTTGTCAACAGTAATTGTGCTATTTCCTTTTTCGGCGCCACCTAAATCGTATTCCACATGCAGGCAAACATCGGGTTTTAATTGGTATTTTTTTAATAATTTAAAATAGGAACTAAAATCGACCATTCCTTCACCTATAGGTACGTTGATAGGTTCCCATTTTTCGTTAACTTTTGCCCATTTGAAATCTTTTAAAACGATTGTTTTTATTTTTGACTTCAATAGCTCAAAACCATTTATCCAAGAATTGCCGCCTTCTACCATAGCATGTCGAATGTCGTATTGAGTGCCAAAATAGTTTGGATTTGCGGTTTTCAAAATGGTGTCGATTTCCCAAAATGATGAGCCTACATGGCGACCCGCATGATTTTGATAGCAACCGACAATACCTAGACTTTTATTAAGTTCACTTAGTTGGTAAATTTCGTTTTGGTATGTATCCAAGGACTCTATCATTGTTTTACCTTCTTTAAATTTAAACCAATTGCTTCTGTAGTAATTCACCCCTAATGAAGCAGCGGTTGTAATAATATCTACATCTATTGGATTTGTGATACTTTCAATGGTAGTTGTAATCATTTTGCAATTAGACCCCGCTTCTTTTATGGCTTTTATGGCTTTTGGCAAATCTGTTTTTACTAATTCTGGGAGCACATGTCCTTTGGGTCTGACGGTTAAATCCACTCCTGAAAACCCCATTTCAGCCGCCATTTCTCCACTAGTTTTATAATCTAAAAATTGAAGGTGTTTGGAAAAAATACTAATGTCCAATTCCGAAGCATCAAAAAAATCCGATTCAAAAAAGGAATTGGCAGAGTTTATCAAAGGAATTGTTCCAATGACTCCCAAAGCAGTTAGTTTTACAAAATCTCTCCTCGTGTGTGCTGAATTATTTTCCATGGTTTGAATTTATTTATTTGATTTTTGATTGGGTCAAACTACCGTTGATTAATCTCCAAATATTCAAAGGATTTTCATTTTTTAAAGCTGCTGGCAATAGTGAATCTGGATAATCCTGAAAGCAAATGGGTCGCACAAATCGTTTGATAGCGTTCGTTCCTACGGAAGTTGATTGAGAGCAGGTTGTGGCTGGAAACGGACCGCCGTGCACTATCGAATGGCATACTTCAACTCCTGTTGGGAAGCCATTGATTATAATTCGGCCTACTTTCAATTCTAAAATATCAAATAATGCTCTGTATTGATCAATGTCATTTTCGTTTCCAAAAATGGTTGCAGTGAGATGTCCTTCTAAATTGCTTGCAGCATCCAATACCGCTTCCTTTGTATCTGCTTCTACAATAATACTGGAGGGTCCAAAATTTTCTACAGATAACGAATGGTTTTTTAAAAAGTTGTCTACGGAAGTTTTAAATAGTATTGGACTACTGCTGTTTAGCTTCACTTCTGGTTGACCTGACGCTACTATTTCTACTTCTGTGCTATTTTTAGTTTTTCGAATTCCGTTATCAAAAGCTTTTTTGATATTAGACGTAAGCATTGTTCCTGCGGGAATTTCATTAATTTTTTGTTTCAGCAGGTTGTAAAAGGTAGCGACACCTTCTGATTTTTCAATAAAGCAAATGCCGGGATTAGTACAAAATTGACCCACACCCATGGCAATAGAATTGGCTAGACCTGCGGCAATTTCTACACCTTTTTCTTTCAAAATGCCTGGCAAAATGAAAACGGGATTGGTACTTCCCATTTCTGCAAACACAGGAATCGGCTCCGGACGAGCGTTGGCATAATCGAACAAGGCTTTTCCACCTGCAAAGGAACCAGTAAAACCTACTGCTTTTATTTCTGGATGTTTGACTAAGGCTTCACCGACTGATTTTGAATTGCCTTGAAGTAAACTAAATGTTCCTTCTGGCATCCCACAAATTTGAATGGCTTTCGAAATAGCTTTTGCAATAAGCGCTGATGTGCCTGGGTGAGCTTCGTGACCTTTTACAATTACGGGACAGCCAGCAGCTAGGGCAGAGGCGGTATCTCCTCCTGCGGTTGAAAACGCTAATGGAAAATTGCTAGCGCCAAAAACAGCAACAGGTCCTAAAGGTATTAGCAGCTTTCGAATGTCAGGTTTTGGCAATGGAATTCGGTCAGGAATAGCCGTATCTATTTGAGCATCGACCCAAGAACCTTCTCGAACCAGAGCTGCGAATAATTTCAATTGATGGATAGTTCGTCCTCTTTCTCCCTCTAATCGCGCGAGCGGAAGCCCTGTTTCCAGATGGCACCGTTCTATAAGTTCGTTGCCCAAATGTAGAATTTCATCAGCAATTTGTTCTAGAAAACTTGCTATACTTTCCTTGTCTTTTTTTCGATATTTTGCAAAAGCTTCAACAGCTTTAAGTACGGTTTTATGAATATCTTGGGCACTAGAATTTATAAAACTTCCTTCCAAGGCGCGCTCTGTCGCAGGGTTATAGGCTACGAAATAGGTTCTACTGTTCATTTGCTGATTATTTTGGTTAACCAAATTGGAAGACCAAAAGTAAGATTATTTTGTTTAATGCAGTGTGTTTTTTATAATTATTGCAATTTTTGGGTTATTTGGTTGTTTGAAAACATAATTTTTGTATTTTTGGTAAACCAAATTGGTAAACCATATAAAAATGCATTAATTTATATAACTTTCGATGACTAGTTCTACCGCAACCAAGCCTTTTTCTTTTTACTTTTACAAAGCTTTTCTTTTTTTTAGTTGTTTTATTGGCCTATGCGCAAAGGGTCAAAATGTATATACGACCGTTTCGGCGCTTCAAACCGCTGTAAATACCGCTGCGTCAACAGGAGGGACATTTATTCTTAAAGATGGTACGTATAGCAACGCCTCATTTACTTTCATTTCGATAAAAGCTAGTTCGAATTTGCCCATATTGATAAAATCCGAAACTATTGGAGGTGTGATTTTAACTAATGATTCTAAATTTTCTTTAAGTAAATGCACTTTTATCACGGTTCAGGGGTTTAATTTTAATTGTAGTGGCAGCAATTCACTAGTTAAATTATCGGGTTGTAATAATATTAGATTTACACGGAATATTTTTAAATTGACCACTACAGTCCCGGTAAAGTGGTTTTACATCGGGGGCGTTTATAATGATCTTGTGTATCCCTACCTTGATCCAAGCCATCATAACAGAATTGACCATAATATTTTTCAAGATAAAACGCTGCCAGGGCATTACATTACAGTGGATGGTAACAATTCGGTAGACCAATCTCAATACGATTTAATAGATCATAATTATTTTAAAAATAACAGCCCAAGAGCGGTCAATGAGCAAGAGTCTATTAGAGTGGGCTGGAGTGATATGTCCAAGTCTAGCGGATATACTACAATAGAATATAATTTGTTCGAAAACTGTGATGGAGATCCCGAAGTAGTTTCGATTAAATCCTGCGATAATATTGTTAGACACAATACTTTCAATGGAAGCTATGGGACGCTTTCTTTTAGACACGGTAACAGAAATAGGGCAGAGGGAAATTATTTTTTTGGAAATAATAGACCAATAGGTTTAGCCCCAGACGGGACTACTAATTTGTATACAGGTGGAATCCGAGTCTATGGAACAGATCATGTTATTATCAATAACTACTTTGAAGGCTTAAATGGAACTAGATGGGACGCTCCCATAACATTGACTCAAGGTGATGTCGATCAAACAAGTACTAGTCTTTCAAGTCATTTTAGACCCGAAAGAATAATTATTGCTTATAATACTTTAGTCAATAATGATTACGGAATCGAATTGGGTTTTACCAATAATGGAGCTTACACGAAAGGGATGCTGAATATTACTATAGCCAATAATTTAATAACTGGATCTAAAAACAGTTTAGTAAAAATTGTCGATGGTAAAGATCCCGGCTCGAATGTGACTTGGTCCAATAACTTGATGTACCCGACAGCCGGAGCCGCAATGGTATCGGGAGGAACAATGACTACTTCATTTTCGCCAGCTCAGGCTCTAAATGAAAACCCCAATTTAGTATTCGATAGTGCACAGGGAACATGGCGTACCGCAGCGACTACTCCTGTTTATAACAATACAAACGCAGTTGTAACAACTGAAGACATTGATGGGCAAACAAGGCCAACTCCAAGTAATCCGGGAGCCGATCATTACAGCGCTGATGTGATGTCTGTTCGTTACCAGCCTATGACGTCAGCTACCGTTGGACCCAATGCGTATGAAGCCAATGAGCCTGTTCCAGAATCTCTTGTGCTCACTCCGATCCCATCCTTTGGTGCTTCAGGAGGATCGCAGGTTACAACGGTAACTTCAAATGTAAATTGGACGGCAACAATTGATAAACCCAGTTGGATGAGTATAAATCCGATTTCAGGTACAAATGATGGATCAATAACTGTGGTTGTGACGGCAAATTCTACTTTTGCAACAAGAACGGGAACAATAACGGTAGTCGGTGGATCGTTGACTAGAATTTTGACAATAACTCAAGCTGGCTTGGTGTCTACGACTCCAATAATAAATGCTGGAGCGGCTGGATATCCTGTAACGGTAACAGCAACTCAAGAGCAGATTACGGCTCCGAACTCGAATTATGCCAGCAATACTTTAGACAAAAACACTAGTTCTAAATGGTCTGATTTAGGTATCGGAAGTACTACTAACCCTTATGGAGTCTTGACTTATGATTTAAGCGGTGTTTACAGCTTAGAATCTATCAAAATTGCTACGACAGGAAGTTCTTCGAAATGGTATTTTTATGGTATTCAATTTTCACTCGATGGGATTAATTACTCGCCGATGATCAATCTGACGAGCGCCGCTGCCGGTCCCTCAACATTCCAAACTTATCTGTTTTCCGATGTGGCGAGATACGTCAAAATCACTGGAGCTGGAAATAATTCCTCGGCTTTTACAACTATTTCAGAAATTGAGTTTTATGGTAATGCAATTCCTTTATCTGTAGTAAAGAACGAACAGCTAAATTCTTTGATTGTATATCCTAATCCAGCATCAACGGTATTGAATTTACAATTGGCAAATAAAAATTATAAAAAAGTATATGTATTCAGTATGGATGGAAAATTAGTATTAAATGCTGAAAATGATAACTTAAAATCCAATCATTTTACAATAGATGTTAGTGCTCTGAAACAAGGTAACTATGTTTTGAAGCTTATTGATGAATCTGGCAAAATTTTCAATTCTAAAATCATAACAATAGCTAATTAATCTAATTTTATAGTAATACTAGTACCATTTGAGTTAACTTTAGATTTATCTAATTTTTATTGGTAAATATTTTTTATTTAAAATTATTATTGTAAATTTGGTATTCCAAACTGGATAACCAATTTTGTTAACTATTAAACTCTTTATTATGAAAAAAAAATTACTTCTTTTGGCAACAGTAATACTGTCGATCGTGCAATCATTCGGACAGGTTACTTTACCATTGTACGAAAGCTTTAACTATACTGAAGGTGAAGCTCTTGCAAATGCCAGTCCTGCAAAAAGTCAGTGGACAAGCGTAGCTACAGCATCTTCATTAGATGATCAAATTATTGCCAGTCCCGGTTGGGTTACTACCGGAATTCCAGGATATGGTGGTAGTGCGTTGTTTATTCAAGGAGGAAGCACCGATCCTCAAATTAAATTTACTAGTCAAACTTCAGGAACAGTATATTATTCATTTCTTGCCATTTTTAAGGAAAACAGTGCTGCTCCCGGAACTGTTTGGACTGGTGCTGACCCTGGTATTCAATTTATTAGTTTAGGTCAAGAAAGTTCGACGACTCCTGGAAATACAAATTATACCTGCAGTATATTCATAAAAAAATCAGGTGCGGGCTTTGTTTTGGGAATTAATAAAGGATCCTCAACCACTGAAACAACTTGGGGTTCTACCGTATATAATTTGGATACTGAATATTATATAATCGCAAGTCACACATTCGATTTGGTTACTAACATTCCAACTTCAAAATTATGGGTTATAGATCCTGCTACAAGTTCTGGAACTGATGTGCCAAATGTGGAACCTGCTGCTACTATAACTTCAAATTTAGGTACAACCAATAGACTAAATGTCGATAGAATTTATATCAGACAAGATTCTAATGCTAAAACTCCAGGAATTATTATCGACGAACTTAGAGTTGCTACAAATTACAATACTGTAACTGGTACTACAGCCCCGTTGGGTTTATCTAAAAATGAAATAGCCGGTTTAAACGTATACCCAAATCCAGTTACGAACGGAAAAGTTTTCATAAGTTCAAGTTCTTCTGATGCAAAAAAAATAACTATTTATGACATATTAGGTAAACAACTTATACATAACGAAGTTTCTAATGGAACTTTGGATGTGTCTAGTTTGAGTAAAGGGGTTTATTTAATGAAAATTTCAGAAGGTGCTTCAAGTAGTACAAGAAAGCTCATAGTGGAATAATACCTCAGGCGAATATTGAAAAATTGTTTTTAGTTTGGTTAAAGGTGCGGTTTTTAGGAATCGCACCTTTTTTATGGCAGTATTAGTAACTTTTTCGTGGTTCTCAAATCAGCACACAGTAGACAGATGATTGCCGATAAAAGGCTAAATATGTGTTAAGGAAAAAACAGTTCTGCTTTGAGGACAGTCTGCTTTGGACAGATT is part of the Flavobacterium nackdongense genome and encodes:
- a CDS encoding T9SS type A sorting domain-containing protein, whose translation is MKKKLLLLATVILSIVQSFGQVTLPLYESFNYTEGEALANASPAKSQWTSVATASSLDDQIIASPGWVTTGIPGYGGSALFIQGGSTDPQIKFTSQTSGTVYYSFLAIFKENSAAPGTVWTGADPGIQFISLGQESSTTPGNTNYTCSIFIKKSGAGFVLGINKGSSTTETTWGSTVYNLDTEYYIIASHTFDLVTNIPTSKLWVIDPATSSGTDVPNVEPAATITSNLGTTNRLNVDRIYIRQDSNAKTPGIIIDELRVATNYNTVTGTTAPLGLSKNEIAGLNVYPNPVTNGKVFISSSSSDAKKITIYDILGKQLIHNEVSNGTLDVSSLSKGVYLMKISEGASSSTRKLIVE